Proteins from one Anopheles nili chromosome 2, idAnoNiliSN_F5_01, whole genome shotgun sequence genomic window:
- the LOC128721139 gene encoding protein suppressor of white apricot-like, which translates to MTERWNFNNSALRSGLNNGMATSASNTGTNGAGIGCVLLGTGSLGDGIVKGEGNAGAGTGTHMGGASGTTFNVANGESGILRRTGHYHQHSGAAETFDDLLVFGYSCKIFRNDERARFIDQGQHLIPWMGDNQLKIDRYDARGALHDLSPYEAPPGGYKDRLEGLTAAEQKAEQLCEEERYYSLYNNEVEEEMYQEEVRKREKMLGNQVPFNYDAPLPQEGVTVATVEDRTAVSNDDLDDDPYVIPEGFDVPSDIVLPETMKEHAIIEKTAKFIASQDSQMEILLKTKQANNPLFDFLNQNGRLFRYYRHMLLAFRTNQYPALSEQPMEEQNATVPDGVGTTENEQAILTRPTIFVPAIKYKPSVDCAYTQLISKITGAPIPTISLDVTDNAGETSTGTLRLTALNTEVEYYPDATVTSVEVKKVSTGLAGLVQYDSDSENDDENESQKNVPNNEDVAKTSKEFPPFQGLVPALAIQHVIDRTATYVAKNGYSFEEALRVKNDPRFVFLNQTHEFYPYYAYRVRHRMNSGDDEVGLPLRQNPPSPPPTKVRTENENGTVVETTPSLGIKAVHTAAPKTIPVPVTNIQHQKLGAPVSFSLVRKVKDETGPVKTMPGLGSDEEDEISQICTDDELKRQHDSESGATVQNGSDSKEYAQKESINTPPSSSKEDIVNDLVVGGTDVLEASPPRSLSRTPATSPCIEKEPAATKEKQAERKKRVNMFVNLIKHVDRKPDVPQEASLNGGMIAKKVVTDETVPRELTVSDDDEGSIHSIRSTSLSPKEQNSLPSEITTTVIEDDDDDDDVVLVSESRPMPVPSRSCSRGEAVLDTERSNNGSSSRSKKKKSKNHRSVRGKKKSKKKSRSHSSSRSRADRSCSPRSRERKRNRSGRSRSRSNSNKESSSSTICDNSTLRSRVKHAKRSERANRSRSVSRSQSRSHLKSKHSRKRSSSAQRKRKERSRSRSARRKSDSDTENRHRRSHRTRPEVRSDRHYDYDERYPPTRARYWDC; encoded by the exons ATGACTGAGCGGTGGAATTTTAACAATAGCGCTTTGCGAAGTGGCTTGAACAACGGAATGGCGACTAGTGCAAGCAATACGGGCACCAATGGTGCAGGAATAGGATGTGTTCTTTTAGGGACTGGAAGTTTGGGCGATGGCATCGTAAAAGGGGAAGGAAACGCAGGAGCAGGAACAGGAACACACATGGGCGGCGCGAGCGGCACCACATTTAATGTGGCCAACGGGGAATCGGGTATTTTACGGCGTACTGGACACTACCATCAGCACAGCGGCGCTGCAGAAACCTTCGACGATCTGCTGGTGTTCGGATACTCGTGCAAGATCTTCCGTAACGACGAAAGGGCACGTTTCATCGATCAGGGCCAGCATCTGATACCGTGGATGGGCGACAATCAGTTAAAGATAGACAG ATATGATGCTCGCGGTGCATTACACGATCTGTCCCCCTATGAAGCGCCTCCCGGAGGATATAAGGATCGTCTGGAGGGTCTTACTGCAGCAGAACAGAAAGCAGAACAGCTGTGTGAAGAGGAACGATACTACAGCCTATACAACAATGAAGTGGAAGAAGAGATGTATCAAg AAGAAGTCCGCAAACGGGAAAAAATGCTGGGAAACCAAGTACCTTTCAATTATGATGCACCTCTACCACAGGAAGGGGTCACGGTAGCAACAGTCGAAGATCGTACTGCGGTTAGTAATGATGACCTAGACGACGATCCGTACGTTATTCCAGAGGGCTTCGATGTCCCGTCGGATATTGTATTGCCAGAAACCATGAAGGAACATGCAATTATTGAAAAGACAGCTAAATTTATCGCATCGCAGGATTCCCAGATGGAGATCTTGCTTAAAACAAAGCAGGCCAACAATCCtttgttcgattttctcaACCAAAATGGAAGACTATTTCGGTACTACCGGCATATGCTGCTAGCGTTCCGCACCAACCAGTACCCTGCGTTATCAGAACAGCCAATGGAGGAACAAAACGCGACCGTACCCGATGGTGTTGGTACGACAGAAAATGAGCAGGCGATCCTGACTCGTCCCACGATATTCGTTCCCGCCATTAAGTACAAGCCATCCGTGGACTGTGCCTATACACAGCTGATCAGCAAGATAACAGGAGCCCCGATACCGACAATCTCACTCGATGTCACAGATAATGCAGGAGAGACTTCGACGGGCACTCTGCGACTAACTGCGCTTAATACAGAAGTTGAGTATTATCCGGATGCCACAGTCACTTCGGTTGAAGTGAAGAAGGTATCCACAGGACTCGCTGGATTGGTTCAATATGATTCTGACAgtgaaaatgatgatgaaaatgaatccCAAAAAAATGTGCCCAACAATGAAGATGTCGCGAAGACGAGTAAAGAATTTCCTCCTTTTCAAGGTTTAGTGCCTGCGCTGGCTATTCAGCATGTTATCGATCGTACTGCTACATACGTGGCAAAGAATGGGTATAGTTTTGAAGAAGCGCTACGGGTCAAAAACGATCCTCGATTTGTGTTTCTTAATCAAACCCACGAATTTTATCCATACTACGCTTATCGAGTTCGCCATCGCATGAATAGCGGGGATGACGAAGTTGGGCTACCGTTGCGCCAAAACCCTCCAAGTCCACCACCAACGAAGGTACGCactgaaaacgaaaacggtACCGTGGTTGAGACGACACCCAGTCTAGGCATTAAAGCGGTACATACGGCAGCACCGAAAACCATTCCTGTGCCAGTGACGAACATTCAGCATCAGAAGCTTGGAGCACCGGTTagtttttcgctcgttcgcaaGGTAAAGGATGAAACTGGTCCGGTGAAGACCATGCCAGGACTAGGGAgcgatgaagaagatgaaatttCTCAAATTTGTACAGATGATGAACTCAAGCGACAGCATGATTCAGAGAGTGGGGCAACAGTACAAAATGGATCCGATAGCAAAGAGTATGCACAGAAAGAATCAATAAATACACCACCAAGTTCTTCTAAGGAGGATATTGTGAATGATCTCGTTGTGGGCGGTACTGATGTTTTGGAAGCTTCTCCACCGCGATCGCTCTCAAGGACTCCCGCCACTAGTCCGTGTATAGAAAAAGAACCAGCTGCTACAAAGGAGAAACAGGCTGAACGCAAAAAACGTGTTAATATGTTTGTAAATCTGATCAAGCACGTTGATCGGAAGCCAGATGTGCCACAGGAAGCATCTCTTAATGGCGGAATGATAGCGAAGAAAGTAGTTACTGATGAAACAGTACCGAGGGAGCTGACTGTAAGTGATGACGACGAAGGATCCATCCATTCGATACGTTCAACGAGTTTGTCTCCAAAAGAACAGAATTCGTTGCCTTCGGAGATCACCACAACTGTGatcgaagatgatgatgatgatgacgacgtcGTGTTGGTCAGTGAATCGCGTCCAATGCCGGTACCTTCCCGTTCATGTTCACGTGGTGAAGCGGTTTTGGATACAGAACGTTCCAACAATGGTTCCAGTTCGagatcgaaaaagaaaaaatccaaaaatcaTCGATCAGtgcggggaaagaagaaatcgaaaaagaaatcccGCTCTCATTCATCGTCTCGTTCGAGGGCCGATCGGTCCTGTTCGCCACGTTCACGTGAGCGAAAACGCAATCGCAGTGGAAGAAGTCGTTCTAGGTCGAACAGCAACAAAGAAAGTAGCAGCAGTACCATTTGCGACAATAGTACCCTTAGAAGTCGAGTTAAACATGCGAAGCGATCTGAACGTGCCAACCGTAGCCGATCGGTTTCTCGATCTCAGTCACGGTCTCATCTGAAATCAAAACATTCACGGAAACGTTCATCATCCGCgcaaagaaagcgaaaggaacgcTCACGTAGTCGTTCAGCACGACGGAAAAGCGACAGTGATACGGAAAATCGACACCGGCGAAGTCACCGAACAAGACCAGAGGTCCGTAGCGATAGACACTACGATTACGACGAACGATATCCCCCAACCCGGGCAAGATATTGGGATTGCTGA